From a region of the Hypanus sabinus isolate sHypSab1 chromosome 2, sHypSab1.hap1, whole genome shotgun sequence genome:
- the LOC132405060 gene encoding C-C motif chemokine 17-like: MKQSLVVLVCLCVLIWAVLGAPNSIRRSCCLKYSANSPPIGRILRYRIQEQNGHCRFDAVLFFTKRGRIICSDPNDERVQDLLKRFGQRKQER, encoded by the exons ATGAAGCAAAGTCTTGTGGTACTCGTTTGTCTCTGTGTCCTTATCTGGGCAGTGTTAGGTG CCCCTAATTCAATAAGAAGGAGCTGCTGTCTGAAATATTCAGCCAACTCACCCCCTATTGGAAGAATCCTGAGGTACAGAATTCAGGAACAGAATGGCCATTGTAGATTTGATGCTGTGTT ATTTTTTACCAAACGCGGTCGCATCATCTGTTCAGATCCAAATGATGAGAGAGTGCAAGATCTTCTGAAAAGATTTGGCCAAAGAAAGCAGGAAAGATAA